Proteins from one Gossypium raimondii isolate GPD5lz chromosome 8, ASM2569854v1, whole genome shotgun sequence genomic window:
- the LOC105791722 gene encoding E3 ubiquitin-protein ligase ATL4 produces the protein MASPPPPLFYGVMGGGAVNFDENYNTSDRLHSSSSIDNVKPSIIVIILILSITVLLSVSLYLLLRHLNRRCLSRVFRSSASNITASASHRVTPEQSPVPSFLDSLPMFTFSSITRRSNNGSTVSGDCAVCLSKFEPLDQLRLLPLCCHAFHAQCIDAWLTTNQTCPLCRSSLFASESDLMKVLLQSSNAACAFTSGGTDSFRLEIGSISQQRTGSDSGDQRRSYSIGSFDYIVEEESQLNRNQIHQRNMSDKEEVGRAEAISEASLAAEVANGRSRLKEYVDRLSFSLSSRAMSFRSSGRLVNGSSGRSDISGADGDYDVEANRIGEEISEMFRWFSGV, from the coding sequence ATGGCTTCGCCGCCGCCGCCTTTGTTTTATGGCGTTATGGGAGGAGGGGCTGTTAACTTTGACGAAAATTATAACACTAGTGACCGCTTGCATTCTTCCTCGTCGATCGACAATGTGAAGCCGAGTATTATAGTCATAATTTTGATCCTTTCTATAACTGTGCTTCTCTCCGTCTCTCTTTATCTCCTCCTTCGCCACCTCAATCGCCGATGCTTGAGTCGTGTCTTTCGTTCTTCTGCCTCCAATATCACCGCCTCCGCCAGCCACCGTGTCACTCCTGAACAATCGCCGGTGCCTTCGTTCCTAGATTCTCTCCCTATGTTTACATTCTCTTCCATTACTCGCCGCTCCAACAACGGCTCAACGGTTTCCGGAGATTGTGCCGTTTGCTTGTCGAAGTTTGAACCGCTGGATCAACTCCGGCTGCTTCCTCTCTGTTGCCATGCGTTCCACGCTCAATGCATTGATGCTTGGCTCACTACAAACCAGACTTGTCCTCTTTGTCGCTCATCTCTATTCGCCTCCGAGTCCGATCTTATGAAGGTTTTACTTCAGTCGTCCAACGCAGCCTGTGCATTTACAAGTGGCGGTACCGATAGTTTCCGGCTCGAGATCGGCTCTATCAGTCAGCAGCGAACAGGCTCTGACTCCGGTGATCAGAGACGGTCTTATTCCATTGGATCCTTCGATTACATTGTCGAGGAAGAATCGCAGCTGAATAGGAACCAAATACACCAGAGAAATATGTCCGATAAAGAAGAGGTTGGAAGAGCTGAGGCAATATCGGAAGCGAGCCTCGCCGCGGAGGTTGCTAACGGAAGGAGTCGGCTTAAGGAGTACGTGGACAGGCTCTCTTTTTCGTTATCATCTCGTGCCATGTCATTTCGTAGCTCAGGAAGGTTAGTCAACGGGAGCAGCGGCCGAAGCGACATATCCGGTGCCGATGGAGATTACGACGTGGAAGCCAATCGTATCGGCGAGGAGATCAGCGAAATGTTTCGCTGGTTCTCGGGGGTATAA
- the LOC105791725 gene encoding 10 kDa chaperonin 1, chloroplastic, giving the protein MASTFLALPKTFTSNKPTFPSLSTHKLLGTRRNSLRINAGATKWEPTKVVPQADRVLIRLQELPEKSAGGVLLPKSAVKFERYLMGEIVSVGAEVGNVETGKKVLFSDINAYEVDLGTDTRHVFCKESDLLAEVD; this is encoded by the exons ATGGCGTCTACATTTTTGGCACTACCCAAAACCTTCACTTCAAACAAGCCTACCTTCCCTTCTCTTTCAACCCACAAACTTCTCG GGACTCGAAGAAATTCACTTAGAATCAATGCTGGGGCCACTAAATGGGAACCCACCAag gTTGTTCCTCAAGCTGACAGAGTTCTTATCCGTCTCCAAGAATTACCCGAG AAATCAGCTGGTGGAGTTTTGTTGCCCAAATCAGCTGTCAAGTTTGAGAGGTACCTGATGGGGGAG ATAGTTTCGGTCGGTGCCGAAGTAGGAAACGTGGAAACTGGAAAGAAG GTTCTTTTCTCGGATATAAATGCTTATGAG GTGGATTTGGGAACAGATACTAGGCATGTGTTTTGTAAAGAGAGTGACTTGTTAGCTGAAGTTGATTGA
- the LOC105791723 gene encoding putative invertase inhibitor — translation MRQTLSSSFVIPLFLCIFFFFVSISTSHGLTATNDSLIRKTCKKCAQSDPNLSYNFCITSLQAAPHSHCANDLRQLGKISITLLGRNVTNTRSHIKELLKNQKKMDPFVRSCLHDCFDLYSDAIPTTKQALQDYKAKHYDDANIDVSSVMDATTTCEDGFKEKEGLVSPLTKRNNDAFMLSAISLSIINMIRLNGDSI, via the coding sequence ATGAGGCAAACCTTGTCTTCTTCCTTTGTCATCCCTCTCTTTCTCtgcattttcttcttctttgtttccATTTCAACCTCCCATGGCTTAACCGCCACCAATGACAGTCTCATACGCAAGACCTGCAAGAAATGCGCTCAAAGCGACCCAAACCTCAGCTACAATTTCTGCATCACCTCTCTTCAAGCAGCTCCCCACAGCCACTGCGCCAACGACCTTCGCCAACTCGGCAAGATTTCCATCACCCTACTCGGCCGCAACGTAACCAACACAAGGTCTCACATTAAGGAACTGTTGAAGAACCAAAAGAAGATGGACCCTTTCGTCAGATCATGCTTGCACGATTGCTTTGATCTTTATTCCGATGCTATCCCTACAACCAAACAGGCCCTCCAAGATTACAAGGCCAAGCACTACGACGATGCTAACATTGATGTGAGTTCGGTGATGGATGCTACTACAACTTGTGAAGATGggttcaaagaaaaagaaggctTGGTTTCGCCATTGACGAAGAGGAACAACGATGCCTTCATGTTGTCTGCTATTTCGCTTTCCATTATTAACATGATTCGCTTGAATGGTGATTCAATTTAA